The following proteins are co-located in the Microbacterium sp. SORGH_AS_0888 genome:
- a CDS encoding DHA2 family efflux MFS transporter permease subunit: MSLGTRSPHSSTVPTAVRSGPVIALLVVSAFVVILNETIMSVALPRLMVDLSISAATAQWLTTGFLLTMAIIIPLTGFLLSRFPLRSLYLTAMMLFAVGTLIAALAPGFGMLLVGRIVQAMGTAIMMPLLMTTVLTVVAPERRGRMMGVISIVIAVAPAIGPTVSGLILSVLDWRWMFWIVLPIAIVALILGALWVRNVTETRDARLDVLSLVLSAFGFGGIVFGLSSIGEAASGEAAIPPAIPLVVGVIALALFVWRQLLLQRTDSALLDLRTFRSPSFSIAVVLVVVMMAALFGTLVLLPMYLQQVLGLDTLTVGLMLLPGGALMGLVAPLVGTLFDRFGPRPLVIPGAAVATAGLWAMTTFDQTTSIGWVIAAHMMLSLGLGFVLTPLMTSALGTLPVSLYSHGSATVTTLQQVAGAAGTAVFVTLLAVGSASAAQSGSAATEAMAHGVHIAFLTGAIVASVAFLLSFFVRRPPRAAGVTERAAAH, from the coding sequence ATGTCCCTCGGCACCCGTTCTCCCCACTCCTCCACCGTTCCCACCGCTGTGCGCAGCGGGCCGGTTATCGCCCTGCTCGTGGTCTCGGCGTTCGTGGTGATCTTGAACGAGACGATCATGAGCGTGGCGCTGCCGCGGCTGATGGTCGATCTGTCGATCAGCGCCGCGACGGCGCAGTGGCTGACCACCGGGTTCCTGCTGACGATGGCGATCATCATTCCGCTGACGGGCTTCCTCCTCTCGCGCTTCCCGCTGCGGAGCCTGTACCTCACGGCGATGATGCTGTTCGCGGTCGGGACGCTGATCGCCGCGCTCGCTCCCGGGTTCGGGATGCTGCTTGTGGGCAGGATCGTGCAGGCGATGGGAACGGCGATCATGATGCCGCTGCTCATGACCACCGTGCTGACCGTGGTCGCGCCCGAACGTCGCGGGCGCATGATGGGCGTCATCAGCATCGTGATCGCGGTCGCGCCCGCGATCGGTCCGACCGTGTCGGGTCTCATCCTTTCGGTGCTCGACTGGCGGTGGATGTTCTGGATCGTGCTGCCGATCGCGATCGTGGCGCTGATCCTCGGCGCGCTGTGGGTGCGTAACGTCACCGAGACCCGCGACGCTCGCCTGGACGTGCTCTCGCTCGTGCTGTCGGCGTTCGGCTTCGGCGGGATCGTGTTCGGGCTGAGCTCGATCGGTGAGGCGGCATCGGGCGAGGCGGCGATACCGCCGGCCATCCCGCTGGTCGTCGGTGTGATCGCGCTCGCCCTGTTCGTGTGGCGTCAGCTGCTGCTGCAGCGCACGGATTCGGCGCTGCTCGACCTTCGGACCTTCCGCTCGCCCTCGTTCAGCATCGCCGTCGTGCTCGTGGTCGTCATGATGGCCGCGCTGTTCGGCACGCTCGTGCTGCTCCCGATGTATCTGCAGCAGGTGCTCGGACTCGACACGCTCACGGTCGGGCTCATGCTCCTGCCAGGCGGGGCGCTGATGGGGCTGGTAGCACCGCTCGTGGGCACCCTGTTCGACCGGTTCGGGCCGAGGCCCCTCGTCATCCCCGGCGCCGCGGTCGCGACGGCCGGTCTGTGGGCCATGACGACGTTCGACCAGACGACCTCGATCGGCTGGGTCATCGCCGCACACATGATGTTGAGCCTCGGTCTCGGCTTCGTCCTCACCCCGCTGATGACCTCCGCGCTGGGAACGCTGCCGGTCTCGCTGTACTCCCACGGCAGTGCGACGGTCACGACGCTCCAGCAGGTCGCGGGCGCGGCGGGCACAGCGGTGTTCGTGACCCTGCTCGCGGTGGGTTCCGCATCCGCCGCACAGAGCGGTTCCGCAGCGACCGAGGCGATGGCGCACGGCGTCCACATCGCGTTCCTCACCGGGGCGATCGTCGCGTCCGTCGCGTTCCTGCTCTCGTTCTTCGTGCGGCGCCCCCCGCGCGCGGCCGGCGTCACCGAGAGGGCCGCCGCCCACTGA
- a CDS encoding TetR family transcriptional regulator produces the protein MSSPAAAQPGLRERRRRETYLEFSNAAMDLFEQHGVHGTTVDDIARRAGASPRTFFRYFATKEEAIFASADESEEFVRVAIAAIHGGEDTFRAIEAQWMLMLDDFDDRRDEHTRFLRIRRLIIGEPTLLAVALRREAEQIDQLTEAAAQATDADPLTLRAGIATLALAIRLTFDEWSRCAELGLNTPARTIYDEVRAGIADLTRRLGADR, from the coding sequence ATGTCCTCCCCCGCCGCCGCGCAGCCAGGCCTGCGAGAACGCCGACGCCGCGAGACCTACCTCGAGTTCTCCAACGCCGCGATGGACCTGTTCGAGCAGCACGGTGTCCACGGCACGACCGTCGACGACATCGCGCGACGCGCCGGCGCCTCACCCCGCACCTTCTTCCGCTACTTCGCCACGAAGGAGGAGGCGATCTTCGCGAGCGCCGACGAGTCCGAGGAGTTCGTCCGCGTCGCGATCGCGGCGATCCACGGCGGCGAGGACACGTTCCGCGCGATCGAGGCGCAGTGGATGCTGATGCTCGACGATTTCGACGACCGCCGCGACGAGCACACCCGCTTCCTGCGGATTCGCCGGCTCATCATCGGCGAGCCGACGCTCCTCGCCGTCGCGCTGCGCCGCGAAGCCGAGCAGATCGATCAGCTGACCGAGGCCGCGGCACAGGCGACGGATGCGGATCCCCTCACGCTCCGCGCGGGCATCGCCACGCTCGCCCTCGCCATCCGCCTCACCTTCGACGAGTGGTCCCGCTGCGCCGAGCTCGGCCTGAACACACCCGCTCGGACGATCTACGACGAGGTCCGGGCGGGCATCGCCGACCTCACCCGCCGTCTCGGCGCAGACCGCTGA
- a CDS encoding DUF2809 domain-containing protein, whose translation MSRSARRRIVAAALAVVAIVAGLAVHAGPASAATDVAGDALYAALVYLLVVLLAPRWSVWGAGAVAAAWCVAVELLQLTGLPAVWSAAAPPVRLVLGTGFDVRDILVYAVTAVVCAGLDAGIRRFASCPR comes from the coding sequence GTGAGCCGGTCCGCACGCCGGAGGATCGTCGCGGCGGCACTCGCCGTCGTCGCGATCGTCGCGGGGCTTGCGGTGCACGCGGGGCCGGCATCGGCGGCGACCGACGTCGCGGGCGACGCGCTGTACGCGGCGCTGGTGTACCTGCTCGTCGTGCTGCTCGCGCCACGCTGGTCCGTGTGGGGCGCGGGTGCCGTGGCCGCTGCGTGGTGTGTCGCGGTCGAGCTGTTGCAGCTGACGGGGCTTCCCGCAGTCTGGAGCGCGGCGGCGCCGCCGGTGCGGCTCGTGCTCGGCACGGGCTTCGATGTGCGCGACATCCTCGTCTACGCGGTGACGGCGGTCGTGTGTGCGGGGTTGGATGCCGGCATCCGACGGTTCGCGTCGTGCCCGCGCTGA
- a CDS encoding NUDIX domain-containing protein: MTIVPPQPGEPRRPHGPRDPGDAWVVADDGTRYWGRFGAAGLLAIDARRGVLLQHRVAWSHFGDTWGLPGGARHEGESAVDGALRESAEEAGVPAGAVRPRFMSVLDETVWTYSTLVADVAAPFEPVISDPESRELAWVPVDEVDSYPLHPGFGAAWPMLRGLLSVRPAVVVDAANVVGSVPDGWWRDRAGATARLLERLGALVDDGVAAQRLGLAADRWFPEVTVVVEGQARAVEDVADIAVVRAPASGDDAIVAEAQRLVEAGREVTVVTSDRELRERVAALGARTQGPSWLAAGE, from the coding sequence GTGACGATCGTGCCCCCGCAGCCCGGAGAGCCGCGCCGCCCGCACGGGCCTCGCGATCCCGGTGATGCGTGGGTCGTGGCCGACGACGGGACGCGGTACTGGGGGCGCTTCGGTGCCGCGGGGCTGCTCGCGATCGATGCGCGGCGCGGCGTGCTCCTGCAGCACCGGGTGGCGTGGAGCCACTTCGGCGACACGTGGGGACTCCCGGGCGGTGCGCGTCACGAGGGCGAGTCTGCCGTGGATGGCGCGCTCCGCGAGTCGGCCGAGGAGGCGGGGGTTCCCGCCGGGGCCGTGCGACCGCGCTTCATGAGCGTGCTCGACGAGACCGTGTGGACCTACTCGACCCTCGTCGCGGATGTCGCGGCCCCGTTCGAGCCGGTCATCAGCGACCCGGAGAGCCGAGAGCTGGCGTGGGTCCCGGTGGACGAGGTCGACTCCTATCCGCTGCATCCGGGTTTCGGGGCGGCCTGGCCCATGCTGCGCGGGCTGCTGTCGGTACGCCCGGCGGTCGTGGTCGATGCCGCGAACGTCGTCGGCTCCGTGCCCGACGGCTGGTGGCGTGACCGGGCGGGTGCGACGGCTCGCCTGCTCGAGCGCCTGGGCGCTCTCGTGGACGACGGCGTGGCGGCGCAGCGGCTCGGCTTGGCCGCCGATCGCTGGTTCCCCGAGGTCACGGTGGTCGTGGAGGGCCAGGCGCGCGCGGTCGAGGACGTCGCGGACATCGCCGTCGTCCGGGCTCCGGCCTCCGGCGACGACGCGATCGTCGCCGAGGCGCAGCGGCTCGTGGAGGCCGGGCGCGAGGTCACGGTCGTGACGAGCGACCGGGAGCTGCGGGAGCGGGTCGCGGCGCTCGGTGCCCGCACGCAGGGTCCGTCCTGGCTCGCCGCGGGGGAGTGA
- the der gene encoding ribosome biogenesis GTPase Der gives MSGDEEYEGGPDQLAERLAEIDETLAEQRAEALRASLADYDLDADDAALLEGLTGADDGIEYLPALPVVAIVGRPNVGKSALVNRILGRREAVVEDTPGVTRDRVTYKAEWMDRRFSLVDTGGWEPDARGIDKSVAAQAEIAIDLADVVLFVVDAMVGATSTDEQVVRLLRRSGKPVLLVANKIDDARQEPEAAALWNLGLGEPHAVSAIHGRGVADLLDEVMKVLPEVSAVAGHEIGGPRRVAILGRPNVGKSSLLNKAAGEERVVVNELAGTTRDPVDEIVELGGRLWRLVDTAGIRRRVHLQQGADFYASLRTSAALEKAEVAVVVLDVSQPLSEQDVRIIDMVLESGRALVLAFNKWDRLNDDDMEGIDRRRYLEREIEQDLAHVSWAPRVNISARTGRHLDKLVPALETALESWDQRIPTGKFNAFLAELVAEHPHPLRGGKQPRILFGTQAGTRPPTFVLFTTGFLDPGYRRFIQRRLRELYGFEGSPIVVNMRVRERRQKR, from the coding sequence ATGAGCGGTGACGAGGAGTACGAAGGCGGGCCCGATCAGCTCGCCGAGCGTCTCGCCGAGATCGATGAGACCCTCGCCGAGCAGCGCGCGGAGGCCTTGCGCGCCTCCCTGGCCGACTACGACCTGGATGCGGACGACGCCGCTCTGCTCGAGGGCCTCACGGGCGCGGACGACGGCATCGAATACCTGCCGGCGCTTCCGGTCGTCGCGATCGTCGGGCGCCCGAACGTCGGCAAGTCGGCGCTCGTGAACCGCATCCTCGGCCGCCGCGAGGCCGTCGTGGAGGACACCCCGGGCGTCACGCGCGATCGCGTGACCTACAAGGCGGAGTGGATGGACCGCCGATTCTCGCTCGTCGACACCGGCGGATGGGAGCCCGATGCGCGCGGCATCGACAAGTCGGTCGCGGCACAGGCCGAGATCGCGATCGATCTCGCCGACGTCGTGCTCTTCGTCGTGGACGCCATGGTCGGGGCCACCTCGACCGACGAGCAGGTGGTGCGCCTGCTCCGCCGCAGCGGCAAGCCCGTGCTGCTGGTCGCGAACAAGATCGACGACGCCCGGCAGGAGCCGGAGGCGGCGGCGCTGTGGAACCTCGGGCTGGGGGAGCCGCACGCGGTCTCCGCCATCCACGGTCGCGGTGTCGCCGACCTGCTCGACGAGGTCATGAAGGTGCTGCCGGAGGTCTCCGCGGTCGCCGGGCACGAGATCGGCGGTCCGCGCCGGGTCGCGATCCTCGGTCGCCCGAACGTGGGCAAGTCGTCGCTGCTGAACAAGGCGGCGGGCGAGGAGCGCGTCGTCGTGAACGAGCTCGCGGGCACGACCCGCGACCCGGTCGACGAGATCGTGGAGCTCGGCGGCAGGCTGTGGCGCCTGGTCGACACCGCCGGCATCCGCCGCCGCGTGCACCTGCAGCAGGGCGCCGACTTCTATGCGTCGCTGCGCACCTCGGCCGCGCTCGAGAAGGCGGAGGTCGCGGTCGTCGTGCTGGATGTCTCGCAGCCGCTCAGCGAGCAGGACGTGCGGATCATCGACATGGTGCTCGAGTCCGGCCGGGCCCTCGTGCTCGCGTTCAACAAATGGGACCGGCTGAACGACGACGACATGGAGGGCATCGACCGGCGTCGCTACCTCGAGCGGGAGATCGAGCAGGACCTCGCGCACGTGTCGTGGGCGCCGCGGGTGAACATCTCCGCGCGCACCGGCCGTCACCTCGACAAGCTCGTCCCGGCGCTGGAGACGGCGCTCGAGTCGTGGGACCAGCGGATCCCGACCGGCAAGTTCAACGCGTTCCTCGCCGAGCTGGTCGCCGAGCACCCGCATCCCCTCCGCGGCGGCAAGCAGCCCCGCATCCTGTTCGGCACGCAGGCGGGCACCCGTCCGCCGACCTTCGTGCTGTTCACGACCGGATTCCTCGACCCTGGCTACCGCCGGTTCATCCAGCGGCGGCTGCGCGAGCTCTACGGCTTCGAGGGCTCGCCGATCGTCGTCAACATGCGGGTGCGGGAGCGTCGCCAGAAGCGCTGA
- the cmk gene encoding (d)CMP kinase, with amino-acid sequence MSEATPTVVAIDGPAGSGKSSVSKEVARRLGYGYLDTGAAYRALAWFALDRELDTSDATAVVDALGAFDYTISLDPDDFWVRVGETSVTEAIREPRVTDVVSGVARIPLVRQAATALFRHLIETSGRSGVVVEGRDITTVVAPDAPVRILLTAAEEVRAARRSAETTAQDAAAVAASLQRRDASDATVSEFMTAADGVIVVDSTHLDFDGTVDAVLAVVRERNDQ; translated from the coding sequence ATGAGTGAAGCGACACCGACCGTCGTCGCGATCGACGGGCCCGCCGGCAGCGGCAAGTCGTCGGTGTCGAAAGAGGTCGCCCGCCGTCTCGGTTACGGCTACCTCGACACCGGCGCCGCCTACCGTGCGCTCGCGTGGTTCGCGCTCGACCGCGAGCTCGACACGTCCGACGCGACGGCTGTCGTGGATGCGCTCGGCGCGTTCGACTACACGATCTCCCTCGACCCCGACGACTTCTGGGTGCGAGTGGGGGAGACCTCCGTGACCGAGGCGATCCGCGAGCCGCGGGTGACCGACGTCGTCAGCGGCGTCGCTCGGATCCCGCTGGTGCGACAGGCGGCCACCGCGCTGTTCCGGCACCTGATCGAGACCTCCGGGCGTTCGGGGGTCGTGGTCGAGGGACGCGACATCACGACCGTCGTCGCCCCGGATGCGCCCGTGCGCATCCTTCTCACCGCCGCCGAGGAGGTGCGCGCCGCACGGCGCAGCGCCGAGACGACGGCGCAGGATGCGGCGGCCGTCGCCGCATCGCTGCAGCGGCGTGATGCCTCCGACGCCACCGTGTCGGAGTTCATGACCGCCGCCGACGGCGTCATCGTCGTCGACTCGACCCACCTCGACTTCGACGGGACCGTGGACGCGGTCCTCGCCGTCGTGAGGGAAAGGAATGACCAATGA
- a CDS encoding pseudouridine synthase: MMSGAEERRVETEGVRLQKVLANAGVASRRVAEDMIVAGRVRVNGVTVTELGSRIDPENDLVDVDGTAVQLDPSKRYVMLNKPTGVVSTMRDEHGRPDLRRFTADWEERLFNVGRLDADTSGLLVLTNDGGLAHVLAHPSFGVTKVYIARVAGRVAPQTIARLTRGVELDDGPIAADKARLLDANADSSLVELTLHSGRNRIVRRMMAETGHPVHDLVRRQFGPLHLGTLPVGRARELTTVERGALMTLARRAADEPPSGQETP; the protein is encoded by the coding sequence ATGATGAGCGGAGCGGAGGAGCGGCGCGTGGAGACCGAGGGCGTACGGCTGCAGAAGGTGCTCGCGAACGCTGGGGTCGCGTCCCGGCGTGTCGCGGAGGACATGATCGTCGCGGGTCGCGTGCGCGTGAACGGCGTGACCGTCACGGAGCTGGGCTCCCGCATCGACCCCGAGAACGACCTCGTGGATGTCGACGGCACCGCGGTGCAGCTCGACCCGAGCAAGCGCTACGTCATGCTCAACAAGCCCACCGGGGTCGTGAGCACGATGCGCGACGAGCACGGTCGCCCCGACCTCCGCCGCTTCACCGCCGACTGGGAGGAACGGCTCTTCAACGTCGGCCGCTTGGACGCGGACACGAGCGGCCTGCTCGTGCTCACGAACGACGGCGGTCTCGCGCACGTCCTCGCCCACCCGTCGTTCGGCGTGACCAAGGTCTACATCGCGCGCGTCGCCGGCCGTGTCGCCCCTCAGACGATCGCGCGTCTCACCCGCGGCGTCGAGCTCGACGACGGCCCCATCGCCGCGGACAAGGCCAGACTGCTCGACGCGAACGCGGACTCCAGCCTGGTGGAGCTGACGCTGCACTCCGGGCGCAACCGCATCGTCCGTCGCATGATGGCCGAGACCGGCCACCCCGTGCACGACCTCGTCCGACGGCAGTTCGGCCCTCTGCACCTGGGCACGCTCCCGGTGGGCAGGGCGAGGGAGTTGACTACAGTGGAACGCGGCGCGCTGATGACCCTCGCGCGTCGTGCGGCGGACGAGCCGCCGTCCGGCCAGGAGACCCCGTGA
- the scpB gene encoding SMC-Scp complex subunit ScpB — MTDEPTASVPVLARQLEAILFVVDEPQSLVSLATAVAAPVAAVRQAIETLVADYDGEAGGPRRGFELREVGGGWRIYVRDDYDDLVAAFIGGQTPSRLSQAALETLAVIAYKQPVTRGQVASIRAVNVDSVVRTLVARGLITEVGQDPETGAILYGTTDALLGHLGLNSLEELPHISPLLDDGSDGFDEELVR, encoded by the coding sequence ATGACCGATGAGCCCACCGCATCCGTGCCCGTCCTCGCCCGCCAGCTCGAGGCGATCCTGTTCGTCGTCGACGAGCCGCAGAGCCTCGTGAGCCTCGCGACGGCCGTGGCGGCCCCGGTCGCCGCCGTGCGGCAGGCGATCGAGACCCTGGTGGCCGACTACGACGGGGAGGCGGGCGGTCCTCGACGCGGGTTCGAGCTGCGCGAGGTCGGCGGCGGCTGGCGCATCTACGTGCGCGACGACTACGACGACCTGGTGGCCGCGTTCATCGGGGGACAGACACCGTCGCGGCTGTCGCAGGCGGCGCTCGAGACGCTCGCCGTCATCGCCTACAAGCAGCCCGTGACCCGCGGGCAGGTGGCCTCGATCCGTGCCGTCAACGTCGACTCCGTCGTGCGCACGCTCGTCGCGCGCGGCCTCATCACCGAGGTCGGGCAGGACCCCGAGACGGGGGCGATCCTGTACGGCACGACGGACGCTCTCCTCGGCCACCTGGGGCTGAACTCGCTCGAGGAGCTGCCGCACATCTCGCCGCTGCTCGACGACGGTTCCGACGGCTTCGACGAGGAGCTCGTGCGATGA
- a CDS encoding ScpA family protein, with translation MAPSPDETSETSEGQDAVEPGFRVSLGVFDGPFDLLLSLISKHELDITEVALSTVTDEFISYLRGLGPEQELDEASEFLVVAATLLDMKIVGLLPQGELVDAESVAVLEARDLLFARLLQYRAFKEVSAWFARCLDREGKRHVRSVRLDEKYRQQAPELVWTLTPDDFAALAMLALAPKEIPSVGLDHLHAPLVSIREQAAIVVTLLRDRGTLTFRELVAGVTAPGVVVARFLSILELYRHAALSFEQLEPLGELTLRWSAQRWSDENLATLGADYDR, from the coding sequence GTGGCGCCGTCGCCTGACGAGACGTCGGAGACGTCCGAGGGGCAGGATGCGGTCGAGCCGGGCTTCCGAGTGTCGCTCGGCGTGTTCGACGGGCCGTTCGATCTGCTCCTGAGCCTCATCTCCAAACACGAGCTCGACATCACCGAGGTCGCTCTCAGCACCGTCACCGACGAGTTCATCTCCTATCTGCGCGGCCTCGGCCCGGAGCAGGAGCTCGATGAGGCCTCCGAGTTCCTCGTGGTCGCCGCGACGCTGTTGGACATGAAGATCGTGGGCCTGCTGCCGCAGGGCGAGCTCGTGGACGCGGAGTCGGTCGCCGTGCTCGAGGCCCGCGACCTGCTGTTCGCCCGCCTGCTGCAGTACCGCGCGTTCAAGGAGGTCTCGGCATGGTTCGCCCGCTGCCTCGACCGCGAGGGCAAGCGGCACGTGCGCAGCGTGCGGCTCGACGAGAAGTACCGGCAGCAGGCGCCGGAGCTCGTGTGGACGCTGACGCCCGACGACTTCGCGGCCCTCGCGATGCTGGCGCTCGCGCCCAAGGAGATCCCCTCCGTCGGGCTCGACCATCTGCACGCGCCGCTCGTGAGCATCCGCGAGCAGGCGGCGATCGTGGTGACCCTGCTGCGAGATCGTGGCACGCTGACCTTCCGGGAGCTCGTCGCGGGAGTGACGGCGCCCGGCGTGGTGGTCGCCCGCTTCCTCTCCATCCTCGAGCTGTACCGGCACGCCGCGCTCTCGTTCGAACAGCTGGAGCCGCTGGGCGAGCTGACTCTCCGGTGGAGCGCGCAGCGGTGGTCCGATGAGAACCTTGCGACACTGGGAGCCGACTATGACCGATGA
- a CDS encoding ParA family protein gives MAGVSVADNSARAKKKDGVILGETGRPYHGFPTPPALASHGPARIIALCNQKGGVGKTTTTINLAASLAEYGRRVLAVDFDPQGALSAGLGIQAHDAPTVYDLLLDTKRDAHEAIVHSSVEGLDVLPANIDLSAAEVHLVNEVARETILSRVLRQVTAEYDVILIDCQPSLGLLTVNALTASHGVIIPLECEFFALRGVALLIETIDKVRDRLNPTITLDGLLATMYDARTLHSREVLERVVEAFGDDVLETVIGRTVKFPDASVSGMPITEFAPEHAAAQAYLRLARELVARGAVA, from the coding sequence ATGGCGGGAGTATCGGTGGCGGACAACAGTGCCCGGGCGAAGAAGAAGGATGGTGTCATCCTCGGCGAGACGGGCCGCCCCTACCACGGCTTCCCGACGCCTCCGGCGCTCGCCTCGCACGGCCCGGCCCGGATCATCGCGCTCTGCAACCAGAAGGGCGGGGTGGGCAAGACCACCACGACCATCAACCTCGCGGCATCCCTCGCCGAGTACGGCCGCCGGGTCCTCGCGGTCGATTTCGACCCGCAGGGCGCGCTGTCGGCAGGCCTGGGCATCCAGGCGCACGACGCGCCCACGGTCTACGACCTGCTGCTGGACACCAAGCGCGACGCGCACGAGGCGATCGTGCACAGCTCCGTCGAGGGCCTCGACGTGCTGCCCGCGAACATCGACCTGTCCGCCGCCGAGGTGCACCTGGTCAACGAGGTCGCCCGCGAGACGATCCTCTCGCGGGTGCTGCGCCAGGTCACGGCCGAGTACGACGTCATCCTCATCGACTGCCAGCCCTCGCTCGGGCTCCTGACGGTCAACGCGCTCACCGCGAGTCACGGCGTCATCATCCCGCTCGAGTGCGAGTTCTTCGCGCTGCGCGGTGTCGCGCTGCTGATCGAGACGATCGACAAGGTGCGCGATCGGCTGAACCCCACGATCACCCTCGACGGTCTGCTCGCGACCATGTACGACGCCCGCACCCTCCACTCGCGCGAGGTGCTCGAGCGGGTCGTCGAGGCGTTCGGCGACGATGTGCTGGAGACCGTCATCGGCCGTACCGTGAAGTTCCCGGACGCGTCCGTCTCGGGCATGCCGATCACCGAGTTCGCCCCCGAGCACGCGGCGGCCCAGGCCTACCTGCGACTCGCGCGGGAGCTGGTCGCCCGTGGCGCCGTCGCCTGA